The Litchfieldia alkalitelluris genome has a window encoding:
- a CDS encoding calcium/sodium antiporter — translation MTYLILLIGFALLIKGADYFVEGASKIAQTLRVSPMLIGLTIVAFGTSAPEASVSFIAAFEGNSDVAVGNVVGSNIFNATFILGVTALVFPLAVQSDTIRKEIPFALLAAISLLILISDVQLQYSELNLITRTEGILLLLFFAVFLYYVFEMARNNRDQINAENPAIVVNPSWMKNILFTVGGLVGIVFGGYLVVENSIQIALSLGMSETLVGLTIVAVGTSLPELVTSVTAAMKKQTEIALGNIVGSNIFNIFFILGASATIHPLAVDPKIFLDMWVMIVVTILLLIISRTNHKISRIEGTILAIIYIVYLVFIIFRN, via the coding sequence ATGACCTACCTTATATTGCTTATAGGATTTGCTCTATTAATTAAGGGGGCTGACTATTTTGTGGAAGGAGCCTCGAAGATAGCACAAACTTTGAGGGTTTCTCCAATGTTAATCGGCTTGACAATCGTAGCCTTTGGTACGAGCGCACCGGAAGCATCGGTCAGCTTTATTGCTGCTTTTGAAGGAAACAGCGATGTTGCAGTTGGAAATGTCGTTGGAAGCAATATCTTTAATGCAACGTTTATTTTAGGAGTGACGGCGCTTGTATTTCCATTAGCTGTTCAAAGCGATACAATAAGAAAAGAAATCCCCTTCGCTTTGCTAGCAGCCATTTCACTTCTAATCCTCATTAGTGATGTCCAACTTCAATACTCAGAACTAAATCTTATTACGAGAACCGAGGGTATCCTTTTGCTACTTTTCTTTGCCGTATTTCTTTACTATGTTTTTGAGATGGCAAGGAATAATCGTGATCAGATAAACGCTGAGAATCCTGCTATTGTGGTGAATCCATCGTGGATGAAAAACATTCTATTTACAGTCGGTGGCCTAGTTGGGATTGTTTTTGGAGGATATCTTGTTGTCGAAAATAGTATCCAAATTGCTCTCTCGCTTGGGATGAGTGAAACTCTAGTTGGTTTGACTATAGTAGCTGTGGGAACATCACTTCCTGAGTTGGTCACTTCTGTAACAGCAGCTATGAAGAAACAAACTGAGATCGCTTTAGGTAATATTGTTGGTAGTAATATCTTCAATATCTTCTTCATTTTAGGGGCATCAGCAACTATCCACCCATTAGCTGTGGATCCAAAAATATTTCTTGATATGTGGGTTATGATTGTTGTGACAATCCTATTACTTATAATTTCAAGAACCAATCACAAAATTTCAAGAATTGAGGGTACTATATTAGCAATCATCTATATCGTTTACCTGGTTTTTATTATTTTCCGAAATTAA
- a CDS encoding sensor histidine kinase, whose protein sequence is MNSIQKKIWGLAIIVVLIMAITWVSLIYYNQKMLDQYNDILERYLIMNEISRKSQQTVTALNNYLLIPSIENFEVIDENKKQIQKMKQEVTSFKNVENELALTNYVNLMDSLVDTVERSMFFQTEEETEYSRTAFKEATHISNFISERTLTLIDLELRTYDVFYRGIMNQSEDLKQLGFWLLLLITFLLLLFTYWFSLRITKPVEKLTRAANELSKGRFDLKIEVDSHDEIAFLAKMFDRMRVNINNLISEIQHKAQLEKELQQNKLLLKESQLRNLQSQINPHFLFNTLNTLSKKAYMEGSEETSDLLVSVAGLLRYNLKHLDKPMTLSDEVNVLKQYIDIQKSRYTDRLHFVTEIDESCLTIDIPGLTLQPLVENAVIYAVEPQEEGGTIWFRIKDNGSRVTIEVEDNGPGMREEKIQEILEGQEDTASGHATGIGLSNVVKRLRLFYGSEDVMNIESTKGSGTKVMIHLLKDRGLEKVDKNTNRG, encoded by the coding sequence ATGAATAGTATACAAAAGAAAATCTGGGGACTTGCGATTATTGTTGTGTTGATCATGGCGATAACGTGGGTTTCACTCATTTACTATAACCAAAAGATGCTTGATCAATATAATGATATTCTCGAACGATATTTAATCATGAATGAAATATCAAGGAAAAGTCAGCAGACCGTAACAGCGTTGAATAACTATTTGTTGATTCCATCGATTGAGAACTTTGAAGTGATTGATGAGAACAAAAAGCAAATTCAAAAAATGAAACAGGAAGTTACTTCATTTAAAAATGTAGAAAACGAATTAGCTTTAACGAATTATGTGAATTTGATGGATAGTCTTGTTGATACAGTAGAACGATCAATGTTTTTCCAAACAGAAGAAGAAACCGAATACTCGAGGACAGCGTTTAAAGAAGCAACTCATATATCCAACTTTATATCAGAAAGAACACTAACATTAATTGATTTAGAGCTACGAACGTATGATGTATTTTATCGAGGAATAATGAATCAGTCAGAAGATTTGAAGCAGCTTGGATTTTGGTTACTGTTGTTAATCACATTTTTGCTTTTATTGTTTACTTATTGGTTCTCTCTTCGAATTACAAAACCTGTCGAAAAGCTAACACGTGCAGCGAACGAGCTTTCCAAAGGACGGTTTGATTTAAAAATCGAAGTGGATTCTCATGATGAAATTGCATTTTTAGCAAAAATGTTTGATCGAATGCGGGTGAACATTAATAATTTGATTTCAGAGATTCAGCATAAAGCACAGCTAGAAAAAGAGCTACAGCAAAACAAGCTTCTTTTAAAAGAAAGTCAGCTGCGTAACCTTCAAAGTCAAATAAACCCACATTTTTTGTTTAATACGTTAAATACACTTTCGAAAAAGGCGTATATGGAAGGGTCAGAAGAAACGAGTGATCTTCTTGTAAGTGTTGCTGGTTTGTTAAGGTATAATTTAAAGCATTTGGATAAGCCGATGACATTATCTGATGAAGTGAACGTGTTGAAACAATATATTGATATTCAAAAATCAAGATACACCGATCGACTCCATTTTGTTACTGAGATCGATGAATCATGCCTTACCATTGATATTCCAGGTCTGACGTTGCAACCTCTTGTTGAAAATGCTGTGATTTATGCGGTTGAACCACAAGAAGAAGGGGGAACGATTTGGTTTCGGATCAAAGATAACGGCAGCCGGGTAACTATCGAAGTAGAAGACAATGGTCCCGGTATGAGAGAAGAAAAAATTCAAGAGATTTTAGAGGGGCAGGAAGACACCGCTAGCGGGCACGCCACCGGAATTGGCTTAAGTAATGTGGTGAAACGCCTTCGCCTTTTCTATGGAAGTGAAGACGTGATGAATATTGAAAGTACAAAAGGTAGTGGAACGAAAGTGATGATCCATCTTTTAAAGGATAGGGGGCTTGAGAAGGTTGATAAAAATACTAATCGTGGATGA
- a CDS encoding sugar ABC transporter substrate-binding protein, with translation MRKVVTIVTVAICMFLFYNTLQSALTVFNDDWQLPAKSTGELIDNRIVLITQELDTPFWDKVSAGARQQAEKDGARLEVWGSYGNQEDFLKQIEIAIYSQVDGIIVQGLDTSGFKELTKVTAASYGIPVLTVANDVPMAESLRRTYVGSNQYLAGKLIAEQLVKDMGESGEVVLMLDSKQEYYQTQRLKGIQDFLSDYPNVTLIEAETEDTREQVIATTKDLLNRMPNVDSFITVNAKFSDDLIEEIDRRSNSETYHIYSFDDDLASVTLLKQGKIDGIIQQSPEMMGTLSVELMMNWLNGEILPLNLDGYLTDIQMVKQVDEQ, from the coding sequence ATGAGAAAAGTCGTTACGATTGTAACCGTTGCCATATGTATGTTCCTTTTTTATAATACGTTGCAGTCAGCATTAACAGTATTTAATGATGATTGGCAGCTGCCGGCGAAATCTACCGGAGAGCTTATTGATAACCGAATCGTTTTAATTACTCAAGAGTTGGACACGCCTTTTTGGGATAAAGTGAGTGCAGGAGCGAGGCAGCAGGCCGAGAAGGATGGTGCAAGGCTTGAGGTATGGGGAAGCTACGGTAATCAGGAAGATTTTCTAAAGCAAATAGAAATCGCGATTTATTCACAAGTAGATGGAATCATCGTGCAAGGACTTGACACAAGTGGATTTAAAGAACTCACAAAGGTTACGGCAGCTTCCTATGGAATACCTGTTTTAACGGTTGCGAATGATGTGCCGATGGCTGAAAGTTTACGCAGAACGTACGTGGGTTCAAACCAGTATCTAGCAGGAAAACTGATCGCCGAGCAGCTTGTAAAGGATATGGGAGAATCGGGCGAAGTTGTACTGATGCTTGATAGTAAGCAGGAGTATTACCAAACGCAACGATTAAAGGGAATTCAAGACTTTCTTTCCGATTATCCAAACGTGACGTTAATTGAAGCAGAAACGGAAGATACAAGAGAACAAGTCATCGCGACAACAAAGGATCTATTAAATCGAATGCCAAATGTAGATTCATTTATTACCGTTAATGCCAAGTTTTCCGATGATCTTATTGAAGAAATAGATAGACGCTCAAACTCTGAAACGTATCATATTTATTCGTTTGATGACGATCTTGCATCAGTAACCCTACTAAAACAAGGGAAAATAGATGGAATCATTCAACAGTCTCCAGAAATGATGGGAACACTCAGCGTGGAATTAATGATGAATTGGTTAAACGGAGAGATTTTGCCGCTTAATTTGGATGGCTATCTTACAGACATACAAATGGTAAAACAGGTGGACGAACAATGA
- a CDS encoding RQC-minor-1 family DNA-binding protein, whose product MKTPNRNRLPNEEIKAILRAADVIIARGGRTLLAKILKGSREKKVLELGLDTCPVYGYYKSEKLDIITEKIDWMIDFDFLDIEYSGKLPMIVFTERGWQIESDQLTDELLSEWQEWVNQGKLDQDMSYLKDRNRQMILLLLEKVKESGNPAFIPYLMLWEKIEYKKVKEAIRTTIKALENREPVDEQLIQVRAESINEALNGLAPSDFPLKCWVCGKRFTFTVGEQKFFKQKGFQLPKTCKKCREKEAEGRFSRFL is encoded by the coding sequence TTGAAAACACCTAATAGAAATCGGTTACCTAATGAAGAAATCAAAGCAATTTTGAGAGCAGCGGATGTAATTATTGCACGAGGAGGCAGAACACTTCTTGCGAAAATCTTAAAAGGGTCACGTGAGAAAAAAGTATTAGAATTGGGACTCGATACATGCCCTGTGTATGGCTATTATAAGTCAGAGAAACTTGACATTATTACCGAAAAAATTGATTGGATGATTGATTTTGATTTTCTTGATATTGAGTATAGTGGTAAGTTACCCATGATTGTATTCACAGAGCGAGGCTGGCAAATTGAATCTGATCAATTGACAGATGAACTTCTTAGTGAATGGCAGGAGTGGGTAAATCAGGGTAAACTTGACCAAGATATGAGTTATCTAAAGGATCGGAATCGACAAATGATTTTATTATTGCTTGAAAAAGTGAAAGAATCAGGAAATCCAGCATTCATTCCTTATTTAATGTTATGGGAAAAAATCGAATATAAGAAGGTAAAAGAAGCGATTCGAACGACCATAAAAGCATTAGAGAATCGTGAACCTGTTGATGAACAACTTATTCAGGTAAGAGCAGAATCGATCAATGAAGCTTTAAATGGATTAGCACCATCAGATTTTCCTTTAAAATGCTGGGTATGTGGTAAACGATTTACATTTACAGTAGGTGAACAGAAATTTTTTAAGCAAAAAGGATTTCAGCTACCAAAGACCTGTAAGAAGTGTCGTGAGAAGGAAGCGGAGGGACGGTTCTCACGCTTCCTATAG
- a CDS encoding DUF4181 domain-containing protein, translating into MVISKLLLFGALFFCLKFLLNVAFIKIFKVEKAPYHKEFVSKKHKIINIIVATIVIPVLVLFYYFQHVGIISQMLLLGLCFLLAAIPSVIESIFWWKDDPKSRYYVLCVGEALLFTIFGVIIWQFGIFGLTTI; encoded by the coding sequence ATGGTCATTTCAAAACTCTTATTATTTGGAGCACTGTTTTTTTGTTTAAAATTTTTATTGAATGTGGCATTTATAAAGATATTCAAGGTGGAAAAAGCGCCTTATCATAAGGAGTTTGTTAGCAAGAAACACAAAATCATTAATATAATTGTAGCTACTATCGTCATTCCAGTACTTGTACTCTTTTATTACTTTCAGCATGTAGGAATTATTTCACAGATGTTATTACTAGGACTCTGTTTTTTACTTGCAGCTATACCTTCAGTAATCGAATCAATCTTTTGGTGGAAGGATGATCCTAAATCTAGGTATTACGTATTGTGTGTCGGGGAAGCACTATTATTTACTATTTTTGGAGTCATTATATGGCAGTTTGGCATATTTGGTCTAACAACCATTTGA
- a CDS encoding response regulator, with product MIKILIVDDEQVERDGLQTILEKHFSNIIIQQAKNGRIALEIAGEYKPDLVFMDIQMPGMTGLEAIKKMQSDNPFIKFILVTAFAQFDYAKIAMQLGVVNYLVKPSRVKEIVEAVEAILSQIMEEQRIVEANKQQENTLQKAMSLFETDVVTQLLFDHVHEVHLVELMELLDIQATDEKFVVSLIVPKGFETYYSAVKEKVNRTGSALVGALYGRQLPIIVFRKQEQSFRTQATLLAREILTLAKKDGDKGWFIGIGNVYNTLGQIRQSYQESLIATRDTTTPGKFRFYADLPAIAPNIDEQKKKENEQLYFERIRNGEWEKILQELSFIIDRLEQEGTVLQQAKQRIMELFWIATRVLSEMGVDSDVPLYSFQSTDFRQLRAETRQLLERMRKSHEDHSAELEADTIQQIKQYIIEHAHEDISLDTIGREVGLSPIYISKIFKEQLGINYIDFLTDCRIERAKKLMRDPARSLKEITFEVGYHDPNYFSKVFKKICNVSPKEYRKNLLS from the coding sequence TTGATAAAAATACTAATCGTGGATGATGAACAAGTGGAACGTGACGGGCTACAGACTATTTTGGAAAAACACTTTTCTAATATTATCATTCAACAAGCAAAAAACGGAAGAATCGCTTTAGAGATTGCAGGCGAATACAAACCAGACTTAGTGTTCATGGATATTCAAATGCCAGGTATGACTGGACTTGAAGCAATTAAGAAAATGCAATCAGATAATCCCTTTATTAAATTTATATTAGTAACTGCTTTTGCACAGTTTGATTACGCAAAGATTGCGATGCAGCTAGGTGTTGTTAACTATTTAGTGAAACCTAGTCGGGTGAAGGAGATTGTTGAAGCTGTTGAAGCGATACTCTCACAGATTATGGAGGAGCAAAGAATAGTAGAAGCGAATAAACAGCAAGAAAATACACTGCAAAAAGCAATGTCCTTGTTTGAAACGGATGTTGTAACCCAGCTGTTATTTGATCACGTTCATGAAGTCCACTTGGTAGAGTTAATGGAGCTGTTAGATATACAAGCAACAGACGAAAAATTTGTCGTTAGTTTGATCGTGCCAAAAGGATTTGAAACCTACTATTCAGCAGTAAAAGAAAAAGTGAATAGAACAGGTAGTGCGTTGGTTGGTGCTTTATATGGACGTCAATTACCAATTATCGTGTTTCGCAAGCAAGAGCAATCGTTCCGAACGCAGGCTACATTGCTAGCTAGAGAAATATTGACCTTAGCCAAGAAAGATGGAGATAAGGGATGGTTTATTGGGATTGGTAATGTATATAACACACTAGGACAAATTAGGCAGTCATACCAAGAATCGCTGATTGCGACGAGAGATACAACCACTCCGGGCAAATTTCGGTTTTATGCCGATCTGCCTGCAATTGCACCGAACATAGACGAGCAAAAGAAGAAGGAAAATGAACAGCTGTACTTTGAACGAATCCGGAACGGAGAATGGGAGAAAATCCTCCAAGAACTATCCTTCATTATTGATCGGTTAGAACAAGAAGGAACAGTTTTACAGCAAGCTAAACAACGAATAATGGAGCTGTTTTGGATTGCCACCCGCGTTTTAAGTGAGATGGGGGTAGATTCAGATGTCCCATTATATTCATTTCAATCAACTGATTTCAGACAACTGCGCGCAGAGACACGTCAGCTGCTAGAAAGGATGAGAAAGTCTCACGAGGATCATTCCGCTGAACTTGAAGCAGATACAATTCAACAAATAAAACAATACATTATTGAACATGCCCATGAAGATATCTCTTTAGATACGATAGGAAGAGAAGTAGGCTTGAGTCCAATTTACATTAGTAAAATTTTCAAAGAGCAGCTTGGCATTAATTATATTGACTTTTTAACTGACTGTCGCATAGAAAGAGCGAAGAAATTAATGCGAGACCCAGCTAGAAGCTTAAAGGAAATTACGTTTGAAGTTGGCTATCATGATCCGAATTATTTTAGTAAAGTATTTAAAAAGATTTGTAATGTCTCTCCAAAAGAGTATCGGAAAAACCTACTTTCTTAA
- a CDS encoding aldo/keto reductase, which translates to MDYVKFGNTGMDVSRLCLGCMSFGQAERGGHQWVLDEEKSRPIIKKALDYGTNFFDTANVYSGGSSEEIVGRALKDYANRDEIVLATKVHGRMHEGPNGAGLSRKAIMSEIDNSLKRLGTDYVDLYQIHRWDYQTPIEETMEALHDVVKAGKARYIGASSMYAWQFLKALHIAEKNGWTRFVSMQNHLNLLYREEEREMLPLCRAEKIAVIPWSPMARGKLTRDWDTTTARTETDEFGKTLYAQAAEADRAVVERVAQLAEKRGVPRAQIALSWVLQKDPVTAPIIGATKMSHLEDAVGALSVKLTEEEVAFLEERYIPHGVLGFN; encoded by the coding sequence ATGGATTATGTGAAATTCGGTAATACAGGCATGGATGTATCCCGCCTTTGTCTTGGATGTATGAGTTTTGGGCAAGCAGAGCGTGGTGGTCATCAGTGGGTACTTGATGAAGAGAAAAGTCGTCCTATTATTAAGAAGGCTCTAGATTATGGGACTAATTTCTTTGATACTGCGAATGTGTATTCTGGTGGGTCGAGTGAGGAAATTGTTGGGCGGGCGTTGAAGGATTATGCAAATCGTGATGAAATCGTTCTTGCGACGAAGGTTCATGGTCGTATGCACGAAGGTCCTAACGGTGCGGGACTTTCTCGAAAAGCGATAATGAGTGAAATTGATAACAGCCTAAAACGACTTGGAACTGATTATGTCGACTTGTATCAAATTCATAGATGGGATTACCAAACGCCGATTGAAGAAACAATGGAAGCACTACATGACGTCGTGAAAGCGGGAAAAGCAAGATACATCGGAGCCTCTTCGATGTACGCATGGCAATTTCTTAAAGCCTTACATATTGCTGAAAAGAATGGTTGGACAAGATTCGTTTCGATGCAAAATCACTTAAATCTCTTATATCGTGAAGAAGAACGCGAGATGTTGCCACTTTGTCGCGCAGAGAAAATTGCTGTGATTCCGTGGAGTCCGATGGCAAGAGGGAAATTGACACGTGACTGGGATACAACAACTGCTCGTACGGAAACAGATGAATTTGGAAAAACTCTTTATGCGCAGGCAGCAGAAGCGGATCGTGCGGTGGTCGAACGAGTTGCACAGCTTGCGGAAAAACGTGGTGTTCCTCGGGCCCAAATAGCTCTCTCATGGGTGCTTCAAAAAGACCCAGTCACCGCACCAATCATTGGAGCGACGAAAATGTCTCATTTGGAAGACGCCGTTGGTGCACTTTCCGTTAAATTAACGGAGGAGGAAGTCGCCTTTCTAGAAGAGCGTTACATTCCGCATGGGGTGCTTGGATTTAACTAG
- a CDS encoding sugar ABC transporter substrate-binding protein yields the protein MRRLCPLFNIGMVLILIVLLTACTEKKSQRSETETPSKTGTNEENEEQMTDEPLKIGFAMDTLTEERWLKDRDFFEESIRKLGAEVEVMASHGDDALQIWQAETMISKGIDVLVIVPHNAESTAAIVKKAHSAGIRVLSYDRLVKNAEVDMYVSYDNEQVGVLQAEAITGMVPKGKYVYIGGAETDNNAHILKKGVFKILQPLIDQGDITVVFDQWTKDWMPIHAKENMLLALDANNNDIDAVIAANDATAGAVVEALKERGLEGKIPVAGQDAELAAVQRIVQGTQTMTVYKPIRELSELAAELAIKLAKGEKVGDVMKVNNGKMEVPSILLTPVVVNQSNIEETILADHFHKREDVYLDE from the coding sequence ATGAGAAGGTTATGTCCCTTATTCAATATAGGAATGGTGCTCATTTTAATCGTACTTCTCACGGCGTGTACGGAAAAAAAAAGCCAGAGAAGCGAAACTGAGACACCATCAAAGACAGGAACTAACGAGGAAAATGAAGAACAAATGACGGACGAACCCCTTAAAATTGGCTTTGCGATGGATACATTAACAGAGGAACGATGGTTAAAAGATCGAGATTTCTTCGAAGAATCGATCAGGAAGTTAGGTGCAGAAGTTGAGGTAATGGCTTCGCATGGTGACGATGCTTTACAGATTTGGCAGGCGGAAACGATGATTAGTAAAGGTATTGATGTACTAGTTATTGTTCCACATAATGCAGAATCAACTGCCGCTATTGTCAAAAAAGCACATTCTGCTGGGATAAGGGTATTATCCTATGATCGTCTCGTGAAAAATGCAGAAGTTGATATGTATGTTTCTTATGATAATGAGCAGGTTGGTGTTCTTCAAGCAGAGGCAATTACAGGCATGGTCCCCAAAGGAAAGTATGTTTATATTGGTGGAGCGGAGACGGATAATAATGCACATATTCTCAAAAAAGGTGTCTTTAAGATACTACAGCCACTAATTGATCAAGGTGATATCACTGTTGTGTTTGATCAGTGGACGAAGGACTGGATGCCAATACATGCAAAAGAAAATATGCTACTTGCGTTAGACGCTAACAATAACGATATTGATGCAGTCATTGCTGCTAATGATGCAACGGCTGGTGCAGTGGTGGAAGCGTTAAAGGAACGAGGACTTGAAGGGAAAATTCCTGTTGCCGGTCAAGATGCAGAGCTTGCTGCAGTTCAGCGTATTGTCCAAGGTACACAGACAATGACTGTGTACAAGCCGATAAGAGAGCTATCTGAGTTAGCGGCTGAGCTAGCGATTAAGCTAGCAAAGGGTGAAAAAGTTGGGGATGTAATGAAAGTAAACAACGGAAAGATGGAAGTACCTTCGATTCTGCTAACACCCGTTGTCGTGAATCAATCAAATATAGAAGAAACAATCCTTGCAGATCACTTCCATAAGAGAGAAGATGTTTATTTGGATGAGTAG
- a CDS encoding SRPBCC family protein — MHLELCHTFDDREMAIYIAAGWHRCLDVLDQLIHGRIIEWKENAPELREYYKKPLDK, encoded by the coding sequence GTGCACCTTGAACTTTGTCATACGTTTGATGATCGAGAAATGGCGATATATATAGCTGCAGGTTGGCATAGGTGCTTGGATGTTCTCGATCAATTGATCCATGGACGTATAATAGAATGGAAAGAAAATGCACCTGAACTACGTGAATATTACAAGAAACCTTTGGATAAATAA
- a CDS encoding SRPBCC family protein, which produces MDLRVGGKIKFDDGEGAIYEAVITEFNRPYSFVFREVNDLLEMRIDVVDEGCTLNFVIRLMIEKWRYI; this is translated from the coding sequence ATAGATCTTCGTGTTGGTGGCAAGATAAAGTTCGATGATGGTGAAGGGGCCATTTATGAGGCAGTGATTACCGAATTTAATCGTCCATATTCCTTTGTGTTTCGGGAAGTTAATGATTTGTTAGAGATGCGCATAGATGTAGTGGATGAAGGGTGCACCTTGAACTTTGTCATACGTTTGATGATCGAGAAATGGCGATATATATAG